A window of the Burkholderia sp. 9120 genome harbors these coding sequences:
- a CDS encoding ABC transporter substrate-binding protein, giving the protein MQCRQLRAVLCAAAIALTGTTAHAADSWCAQGKTVHFAGITWESGSFATEVLRQILEKGYGCKTDVVPGSTAATETALAHNDVQVWAEQWTGRSEITAKAVASGSVKLVGDTLPGGTKEGWFVPEYVVKGDPKRGIKPLAPGLVAVTDLPKYKSVFADDEEPDKGRFLNCPTGWDCERVNTRLLKVLNLDATYTNFHPGTGAALDAAIASAYQRGAPIVFYYWGPAALMAKYKFVELKMPPYNDACWKTLRDESSTSQCASSYMVSHVTVGVSTPFYDADPQLVSMLNKVKFPMDFLNSTILEMSTKKLDGSAMATQFLREHPEMWKQWVPADVASKVQAGLSGA; this is encoded by the coding sequence ATGCAATGCAGACAACTCCGCGCGGTGCTATGCGCCGCCGCCATCGCCTTGACCGGCACGACCGCGCACGCCGCGGATAGCTGGTGCGCGCAAGGCAAGACCGTCCACTTTGCCGGTATCACATGGGAAAGCGGTTCATTCGCGACCGAAGTATTGCGGCAGATTCTGGAGAAGGGCTACGGCTGCAAGACCGACGTCGTGCCGGGTAGTACCGCCGCCACCGAAACCGCGCTCGCGCACAACGACGTGCAGGTGTGGGCCGAACAATGGACCGGCCGCAGCGAGATCACCGCGAAGGCGGTCGCATCGGGTAGCGTGAAACTGGTCGGCGATACCTTGCCGGGCGGTACGAAAGAGGGCTGGTTCGTGCCGGAATACGTGGTGAAGGGCGATCCGAAACGCGGTATCAAACCGCTCGCGCCGGGCCTCGTTGCCGTCACCGACTTGCCGAAATACAAAAGCGTATTCGCCGACGACGAGGAACCGGACAAGGGCCGCTTTCTCAACTGCCCGACCGGCTGGGATTGCGAGCGCGTGAATACGCGTCTGCTGAAAGTACTGAATCTGGACGCGACCTATACCAACTTCCATCCGGGCACCGGCGCGGCACTGGATGCGGCGATCGCCTCCGCGTATCAGCGTGGCGCGCCGATCGTGTTCTATTACTGGGGACCGGCCGCGCTGATGGCGAAGTACAAGTTCGTCGAATTGAAAATGCCTCCCTATAACGACGCCTGCTGGAAGACCTTGCGCGACGAGAGCAGCACGTCGCAGTGCGCGTCGTCGTACATGGTTTCGCATGTCACCGTCGGCGTGTCCACGCCGTTCTACGACGCCGACCCGCAACTCGTGTCCATGCTCAACAAGGTCAAGTTTCCGATGGACTTTCTGAACAGCACGATCCTCGAAATGAGCACGAAGAAACTCGATGGTTCGGCCATGGCCACGCAATTCCTGCGCGAGCATCCGGAGATGTGGAAGCAATGGGTACCGGCAGACGTCGCGTCGAAAGTGCAGGCCGGACTCAGCGGCGCCTGA
- a CDS encoding proline/glycine betaine ABC transporter permease yields the protein MNSFFLHLSIADWVNDAVQSFVTRYGDGFHQFSITVLRYVLVPLEGALRALPPWLILLAVGAITWNATRRLTIAGFFILLLYAIGCFGLWEKLMQTLALMLVATVLSVSFGVPLGILTSRSAWLRRVLLPTLDVMQTLPSFVYLIPVLMLFGLGKVPAILATIIYALPPLIRLTDLGIRHVDGEVVEAARAFGTTRWQLLVNVQLPLARPSIMAGINQTTMMALSMVVIASMIGSRGLGEDVLAGIQTLDVGKGMQAGIAIVILAIVIDRISQGYGQDRRTRRLFAQRKKAKAASRIPYRVSSVEANEQGAAESGLETRAAK from the coding sequence ATGAATTCGTTTTTTCTGCATCTTTCGATTGCCGACTGGGTGAACGACGCCGTGCAATCGTTCGTGACCCGCTACGGCGACGGTTTTCATCAGTTCAGCATTACCGTGTTGCGCTATGTGCTGGTGCCGCTCGAAGGCGCGCTGCGCGCGTTGCCGCCGTGGCTGATCCTGCTCGCGGTCGGCGCGATCACGTGGAATGCGACCCGGCGATTGACCATCGCCGGGTTCTTTATCTTGCTGCTGTATGCGATCGGTTGCTTTGGGCTGTGGGAAAAGCTGATGCAGACGCTTGCGTTGATGCTGGTGGCCACCGTGCTATCGGTGTCGTTCGGTGTGCCGCTCGGCATTCTGACCTCGCGCAGCGCGTGGTTGCGTCGCGTGCTGTTGCCCACGCTCGACGTGATGCAGACGCTGCCCAGTTTCGTCTATCTGATCCCGGTGCTGATGCTGTTCGGTCTCGGCAAGGTGCCGGCGATTCTCGCGACGATCATCTACGCGTTGCCGCCGCTGATTCGCCTGACCGATCTCGGCATTCGTCACGTGGATGGCGAAGTGGTCGAGGCGGCGCGCGCCTTCGGCACCACGCGCTGGCAATTGCTGGTCAACGTGCAGTTGCCGCTGGCGCGCCCGAGCATCATGGCCGGCATCAACCAGACCACGATGATGGCGCTTTCCATGGTGGTGATCGCCTCGATGATCGGCTCGCGCGGTCTCGGCGAAGACGTGCTCGCCGGGATTCAGACGCTCGACGTGGGCAAGGGCATGCAGGCCGGCATTGCCATTGTGATTCTCGCGATCGTGATCGACCGTATCAGTCAGGGCTATGGGCAGGACCGTCGCACGCGGCGTCTGTTCGCGCAGCGTAAAAAGGCGAAGGCGGCCTCGCGGATTCCTTATCGCGTGAGTAGCGTGGAGGCGAACGAGCAGGGCGCGGCGGAAAGCGGACTCGAAACCCGCGCGGCGAAGTAA
- a CDS encoding betaine/proline/choline family ABC transporter ATP-binding protein (Members of the family are the ATP-binding subunit of ABC transporters for substrates such as betaine, L-proline or other amino acids, choline, carnitine, etc. The substrate specificity is best determined from the substrate-binding subunit, rather than this subunit, as it interacts with the permease subunit and not with substrate directly.), translating into MAAIEVKHVYKLFGPPTSHARVLDLLRGGKGKADVLAQTGCNVGLNDVSLNIGSGEIFVIMGLSGSGKSTLVRHFNRLIEPTAGEIVIDGSDVIKLGAQGLRELRRYKVSMVFQNFGLLPHQTVLDNTAYALRVRGESRAQANDKARVWLGKVGLNGYDEHYPDELSGGMRQRVGLARALAADTDVLLMDEAFSALDPLIRTEMQDQLLQLQATLKKTIVFITHDLDEALRIGNRIAILRDGKLVQQGTPDEILTRPADDYVRRFVERRSDRSATRQ; encoded by the coding sequence ATGGCAGCGATCGAAGTCAAACACGTGTACAAGCTGTTCGGGCCGCCCACGAGTCACGCGCGCGTGCTGGATCTATTGCGCGGCGGTAAAGGCAAAGCCGACGTGCTCGCGCAAACCGGCTGCAATGTCGGCCTCAACGACGTCAGCCTGAACATCGGTTCGGGTGAAATTTTCGTGATCATGGGCCTTTCCGGCTCCGGCAAGTCGACGCTGGTGCGCCACTTCAACCGGCTGATCGAACCGACCGCGGGCGAGATCGTGATCGACGGGTCCGACGTCATCAAGCTCGGCGCGCAGGGCTTGCGCGAACTGCGCCGCTACAAGGTCAGCATGGTGTTCCAGAACTTCGGGCTGCTGCCGCATCAAACCGTGCTCGACAATACCGCGTACGCATTGCGCGTACGCGGTGAGAGCCGCGCGCAGGCCAACGACAAGGCGCGCGTGTGGCTCGGCAAAGTGGGCCTCAACGGTTACGACGAGCACTATCCCGACGAGTTGTCCGGCGGCATGCGTCAACGTGTCGGCCTCGCCCGTGCGCTTGCCGCGGATACGGACGTGCTGCTGATGGACGAAGCGTTCTCCGCGCTCGACCCGCTGATTCGCACGGAGATGCAGGATCAGTTGCTGCAATTGCAGGCCACGCTGAAGAAGACGATTGTGTTTATCACGCACGATCTCGACGAGGCGCTGCGAATCGGCAATCGCATCGCGATTCTGCGGGACGGCAAGCTGGTGCAGCAGGGTACGCCCGACGAAATTCTGACGCGTCCGGCGGACGATTACGTGAGGCGTTTCGTGGAGCGCCGTTCAGATCGGAGCGCGACGCGACAGTGA
- a CDS encoding iron ABC transporter permease — translation MARVMLRAAPPSGAPRGGSAWLLTPLLAALAVLIALPIGFVVLQAIFPLLNRGSFAHPFSAFGAALVRADTLPLLGNTVRFGVSVAFASVALGLPLGVVRGLFRLPGARLWDLLFLAPFLIPPYLAAFGWILLLQPSGYLEQLTGVNLGRFLFSFNGVVAAMTLGVFPVVYFSVSRTLAALGGRLADVARVFGAGPWRSFARITLPLMLPAIAASALLTFTMAIEEFGVPSALGSRAGFSLMVTSIEERFSDWPIDLPGASVLALLLALLALAAFVLQRRVLAGRDFETQTGKPTATLRRELGRWRWPVLSMFGFVALCAAIAPLFAIVTTAFSRTLSGGFAINNLTLAHFKALSAGSDGASALGTSLALAAATALVTGGLGFLSAWVVVKTRLRGRAALDALTLLPHALPGIVVGVGLILAWNLPIWPVTPYNTWGILLLSYSCLLLPYPIRYTSAALRQLGSGLEAAARVHGATSARVLLRIVLPLVAPALISSVMIVFAVASRELVTSLLLAPSGVQTASIFIWQQFEQGSIGDGMAMGTVTLLISGALLGCGARWAKRFDDAA, via the coding sequence ATGGCTCGCGTGATGTTGCGCGCCGCGCCGCCCAGCGGTGCGCCGCGCGGCGGTTCGGCCTGGCTGCTGACGCCGCTGCTCGCCGCGCTCGCCGTGCTGATCGCGTTGCCGATCGGCTTCGTCGTGTTGCAGGCGATCTTTCCGTTGCTCAACCGCGGCTCGTTCGCGCATCCGTTTAGCGCATTCGGCGCGGCGCTGGTGCGCGCCGATACCCTCCCCTTGCTCGGCAATACGGTGCGCTTCGGCGTGAGCGTCGCATTCGCCAGCGTGGCGCTCGGTTTGCCGCTTGGCGTCGTGCGTGGTTTGTTCCGGCTGCCGGGCGCGCGTCTGTGGGATCTGCTGTTTCTCGCGCCATTTCTGATTCCACCGTACCTCGCGGCGTTCGGCTGGATTCTGCTGCTGCAACCGAGCGGCTATCTCGAACAGTTGACCGGCGTGAATCTCGGCCGCTTTCTGTTCTCGTTCAACGGTGTGGTCGCGGCCATGACGCTCGGCGTGTTTCCGGTCGTCTACTTTTCGGTGTCGCGCACGCTGGCCGCGTTGGGCGGACGCCTCGCCGACGTGGCGCGCGTGTTCGGCGCGGGCCCGTGGCGCAGTTTCGCGCGCATTACGTTGCCGTTGATGCTGCCCGCCATCGCCGCCAGCGCGTTGCTAACTTTCACGATGGCGATCGAAGAATTCGGCGTGCCGTCCGCGCTCGGTTCGCGTGCCGGTTTCAGTTTGATGGTGACGTCGATCGAAGAACGCTTCTCCGACTGGCCGATCGATCTGCCCGGCGCTTCGGTGCTCGCGCTGCTGCTTGCATTGCTTGCGTTAGCGGCCTTTGTGCTGCAACGGCGAGTGCTCGCGGGCCGCGACTTTGAAACGCAGACCGGCAAACCCACCGCAACGTTACGGCGCGAATTGGGCCGCTGGCGTTGGCCGGTGCTTTCGATGTTCGGCTTCGTTGCGCTATGCGCCGCGATCGCGCCGTTGTTCGCGATCGTCACGACAGCGTTTTCGCGCACACTGTCGGGCGGTTTCGCGATCAACAACCTCACGCTCGCGCACTTCAAGGCGCTTTCCGCAGGCAGCGACGGCGCCAGCGCGCTCGGCACGAGTCTCGCGCTTGCCGCCGCGACGGCGTTAGTGACGGGTGGCTTGGGTTTTCTCAGCGCATGGGTCGTCGTGAAAACGCGCCTGCGGGGCCGTGCCGCGCTCGACGCGTTGACGCTGCTGCCGCATGCGCTGCCCGGCATTGTCGTCGGCGTGGGGTTGATTCTGGCGTGGAACCTGCCGATCTGGCCCGTCACGCCGTACAACACGTGGGGCATTCTGCTGCTGTCGTACAGTTGCCTGCTGTTGCCGTATCCGATTCGCTATACGAGCGCGGCGTTGCGTCAGCTCGGTTCGGGACTCGAAGCCGCGGCGCGCGTGCATGGCGCGACGAGCGCACGCGTGTTGCTGAGGATCGTATTGCCGCTGGTTGCGCCGGCATTGATATCGTCCGTAATGATCGTGTTCGCGGTCGCTTCGCGTGAGCTGGTGACGTCGTTGCTACTCGCGCCGAGCGGCGTGCAAACCGCGTCGATCTTTATCTGGCAGCAGTTCGAGCAAGGCTCGATCGGTGACGGAATGGCGATGGGCACCGTGACCCTGTTGATCAGCGGCGCGTTGCTCGGTTGCGGCGCACGCTGGGCGAAACGTTTCGACGACGCAGCTTGA
- a CDS encoding ABC transporter substrate-binding protein, whose translation MFKSIFFVILTMSLTLGLGTASAEAASITVYTAGPGNLSKKLALGFERKTGIKVDLFQATTGKVMARLEAEASNPHADVLISASWDTAQDLEKRGWLLDYQSPNAAHVSPMFKGPAYVAQGISALGIVWNTRTGKPEPHDWRDLAAPAYRNQVTTPNPALSGASLDLLLGLQDRLGESAWSLFDSLHKNGMVVLGPNAQAINPVLQGAKSAVFGAVDYVAYGAASNGESVKVIFPSSGTVIAPRPMMILKTSHVQNEARAFIDYVLSDEGQKLVADAWLIPARDDIAGTRPPLKDLKLLPQDDGSNTKTRAEVLARFNALFGDH comes from the coding sequence ATGTTCAAGTCAATTTTCTTCGTTATTCTCACCATGTCGTTGACCCTCGGGCTGGGCACTGCCTCAGCCGAAGCTGCTTCTATTACCGTCTATACCGCTGGACCTGGCAACCTCAGCAAGAAACTGGCGCTCGGTTTCGAGCGCAAGACGGGCATCAAGGTCGATCTGTTCCAGGCCACCACCGGCAAGGTGATGGCGCGTCTCGAAGCCGAGGCGAGCAATCCGCATGCGGACGTGTTGATCTCCGCTTCATGGGACACCGCGCAGGATCTGGAAAAACGCGGCTGGCTGCTCGACTATCAGAGCCCGAATGCCGCGCACGTGTCGCCCATGTTCAAAGGCCCCGCGTATGTCGCGCAAGGCATCTCCGCGCTTGGTATCGTGTGGAATACGCGCACCGGCAAGCCGGAGCCGCACGACTGGCGCGATCTCGCGGCGCCCGCCTATCGCAATCAGGTGACCACGCCGAATCCGGCGCTCTCGGGGGCCTCGCTCGATCTGCTGCTCGGCCTGCAGGATCGCCTGGGTGAATCCGCGTGGTCACTGTTCGACAGCCTGCACAAGAACGGCATGGTCGTGCTCGGTCCGAATGCGCAGGCCATCAACCCCGTGTTGCAAGGCGCGAAGTCGGCGGTATTCGGCGCGGTCGATTACGTGGCGTATGGCGCGGCCTCGAACGGCGAATCGGTCAAGGTGATCTTTCCGAGCAGCGGCACGGTGATCGCGCCGCGACCCATGATGATCCTCAAGACCTCGCACGTGCAGAACGAAGCACGCGCGTTCATCGACTACGTGTTGTCCGACGAAGGTCAGAAGCTGGTCGCCGACGCATGGCTGATTCCGGCGCGCGACGATATCGCCGGCACCCGTCCGCCGCTGAAAGATCTGAAGCTGCTGCCGCAGGACGACGGCTCGAACACCAAGACGCGTGCCGAAGTGCTCGCGCGTTTCAATGCGCTGTTCGGCGATCACTAA